The following nucleotide sequence is from Natronosalvus caseinilyticus.
AGACGAGACGGTGATCGTCACCGGCGGAACCCGCGGAATCGGCCGGGCCATCGTCGACCGATTCGCGGCCGAGGGAGCGAACCTGGTCGTCTCCTCGCGCAGCGAAGACGACGTGACGACCGTCGCGGAGGAACTTCGCGCTGAGTACGGCGTCGACGCCGTCGGCGTTCCCTGTGACGTCACGAACGTCGACGAAATCGAGGTGCTGGTCGACGCGACCCTCGAGCGATTCGGCGAGATCGACGCCCTCGTCAGCAACGCCGGCGGCTCGATCAACGACGACAACCTCCATCGAATCGACGAAGACGCGTGGGATCGGACCGTCGAACTCAACCTGAAGTCGCTCTTTCTGACCGCTCGGGAGGTGCTCCCGCCGATGGTCGAGAGTGGCGGTGGCTCGATCGTCCACATGTCCTCGGTCAACGGCCTGGACGGAATCGGCCAGATCGCCTACTCCTCCGCCAGGAGCGGCGTCCTCGGCCTCTCGCGACTCATCGCGACGCAGTACGGCCGCCACGGCGTTCGATCGAACGTCGTCTGCCCGGGGACCATCGAGACCGACCGACGAAGCGGGCAGATGGACAAGACCGGCGAGAGCCGCGCGTCGGACGAACACGACGGCGAGTGGACCCAACGCGACCAGTGGATCGACCAGTACCCCGCCGGCCGATTCGGCCGACCGGAAGAGGTCGCCGACGCGACTCTCTTTCTCGCCTCGAACATGTCTTCGTTCGTCAACGGCACCCACCTCGTCGTCGACGGCGGGCTCACCGCTGGCCTGGACTGGAGCTTCCAGCAGCAAATCTTCGGGAGCGACGAGACGCCGACCCGGCCGAGCAAGCGATAAGCTCGTCTCGAGACGTTCCTTACGCCGAAAACGGAGTCCGAAGTGGAACCCGTGTCGAGATGGAGAGCGAGACCGTCAGACGTGCTCGGATGCCCACACGAAGAATCTGAGCGGCAGGGCCGTCTCGAGCAGCGGATCGCCCGCCCGAAGGTGGGCACACCGGTCGTGCATGCCGAACAGGAGCGACGACATCGCCGTTCGCTCGCACTCGATGTCCGGTTCTCGTCCGTCGCTTCCAGGCTCGACCGATACCCCATCGGGACCGTACACGATCCGGACCGACTGCTCACCCGCGATGGCGAGTTCGACGCTTCCCTCGCCGGATCGCCCGCTCTCGAGCCAGCGCTCCTCGAGGTGTCCCTCGAACGCCTCGAGCACGTCCTGCAGGTCGTTGATGCGGAACTTCCGGTGTGGACGCGCCGTCCAGAACCGGCTGTGACGAGAGACGATCGGCTCGAGCGGGTGCCACGGCGGGACGCGCGCCGTCAGTTCGT
It contains:
- a CDS encoding SDR family NAD(P)-dependent oxidoreductase; translation: MSGLLADETVIVTGGTRGIGRAIVDRFAAEGANLVVSSRSEDDVTTVAEELRAEYGVDAVGVPCDVTNVDEIEVLVDATLERFGEIDALVSNAGGSINDDNLHRIDEDAWDRTVELNLKSLFLTAREVLPPMVESGGGSIVHMSSVNGLDGIGQIAYSSARSGVLGLSRLIATQYGRHGVRSNVVCPGTIETDRRSGQMDKTGESRASDEHDGEWTQRDQWIDQYPAGRFGRPEEVADATLFLASNMSSFVNGTHLVVDGGLTAGLDWSFQQQIFGSDETPTRPSKR